From a single Arachis hypogaea cultivar Tifrunner chromosome 3, arahy.Tifrunner.gnm2.J5K5, whole genome shotgun sequence genomic region:
- the LOC112790245 gene encoding subtilisin-like protease SBT6.1 isoform X2, producing MHFVFSLMHSLLQVSYTSWFLDAFNYAIATNMDVLNLSIGGPDYLDLPFVEKIWEITANNIIMVSAIGNDGPLYGTLNNPADQSDVIGVGGIDYSDHIASFSSRGMSTWELPHGYGRVKPDIVAYGRDIMGSKISKGCKSLSGTSVASPVVAGVVCLLVSIIPASDRKDILNPASMKQALVEGAAKLSGPNMFEQGAGRVDLLESYGILKSYKPRASIFPNILDYTDCPYTWPFCRQPLYAGSMPVIFNATILNGMGVIGYVEGPPTWHPSDEVGNLLSIHFTHSEIIWPWTGYLALHMQIKEEGAQFSGIIEGNVTLTVSSPPAQGERPQTSICVLQLKLKVVPTPPRSKRILWDQFHSIKYPPGYIPRDSLDVRNDILDWHGDHLHTNFHIMFNMLRDADYYVETLGSPLTCFDARQYGTLLMVDLEDEYFPEEIEKLRDDVMYTGLGLAIFAEWYNVDTMVKMRFFDDNTRSWWTPVTGGSNIPALNDLLAPFGIAFGDKILNGDFSLLGEQSRYASGTNIVRFPRGGHVHSFPFLDSSESGATQNVLLNSETKPDSPILGFTEMGEGRIAVYGDSNCLDSSHMVTNCYWLLKKMLDFTSTDARDPVLFSNSVKLDISLYEDDNQLPSRRTDVNFSTYSAVVGKDLICRTDTRFEVWGTKGYSLQLQGRTKKLPGYPLIDLGRGLNSTLATSSRRNRIFNTRNKGDSVGNTYLGLFYGDELDAPKLVGINWLVPAVVAATGFLLLCFWRIRQKRRRRRKGSGAGRLANLL from the exons ATGCATTTCGTGTTTTCACTGATGCACAG CCTATTGCAGGTTTCATACACATCATGGTTCCTTGATGCCTTCAACTATGCAATTGCAACCAATATGGATGTGCTAAACTTGAGCATTGGTGGACCTGATTATTTGGATCTTCCATTTGTTGAGaag ATATGGGAAATAACAGCAAATAATATAATCATGGTCTCTGCAATTGGAAATGATGGACCACTTTATGGAACTTTGAACAATCCAGCTGATCAAAGTGATGTTATTGGCGTTGGTGGCATTGACTATAGTGACCATATTGCTTCATTTTCCTCACGTGGCATGAGTACTTGGGAACTTCCTCATGG TTATGGTCGTGTGAAGCCAGACATAGTTGCATACGGACGGGACATAATGGGATCCAAGATTAGCAAGGGTTGCAAAAGCTTATCAGGAACAAGTGTAGCAAGTCCTGTAGTTGCCGGTGTTGTGTGCTTGCTTGTAAGTATCATCCCTGCATCCGATCGAAAAGACATCTTAAACCCAGCAAGTATGAAACAAGCATTGGTTGAGGGTGCTGCAAAGCTCTCTGGGCCTAACATGTTTGAGCAAGGTGCTGGCCGAGTTGATTT GCTCGAATCATATGGGATTCTTAAGAGCTACAAGCCTAGGGCAAGTATCTTCCCCAACATCCTTGATTATACAGATTGTCCTTACACATGGCCTTTTTGTCGCCAACCACTCTATGCAGGATCTATGCCTGTCATCTTCAATGCCACCATTTTGAATGGAATGGGTGTTATTGGCTATGTAGAAGGCCCACCAACATGGCATCCTTCTGATGAGGTGGGGAATCTTTTAAGCATTCATTTTACACATTCAGAGATAATCTGGCCTTGGACTGGTTATTTAGCACTTCACATGCAAATCAAGGAAGAAGGTGCCCAGTTTTCTGGAATTATTGAAGGCAATGTAACCCTTACGGTTTCTAGCCCACCTGCTCAAGGAGAGCGCCCTCAAACTAGCATTTGTGTGCTTCAATTGAAGTTGAAAGTGGTACCAACACCACCTCGATCCAAACGAATTTTGTGGGATCAGTTTCATAGTATTAAATACCCACCTGGTTACATTCCCAGAGATTCCTTGGATGTTCGAAATGATATTCTTGACTGGCATGGTGATCATCTGCATACGAATTTTCACATTATGTTCAACATGTTAAGAGATGCTGATTATTATGTTGAAACACTTGGATCTCCTCTTACATGCTTTGATGCTCGTCAATATGGAACACTTTTGATGGTAGATCTTGAAGATGAGTACTTCCCCGAGGAGATTGAGAAACTTAGAGACGATGTCATGTATACTGGATTGGGGCTAGCCATCTTTGCTGAGTGGTATAATGTAGATACTATGGTGAAGATGAGATTTTTTGATGACAATACACGAAGTTGGTGGACCCCTGTTACTGGAGGATCAAATATTCCAGCACTGAATGATCTTTTGGCTCCATTTGGGATTGCTTTTGGAGACAAGATCCTGAATGGTGATTTTTCACTTTTAGGTGAGCAAAGCCGATATGCTTCTGGAACAAATATTGTGAGGTTTCCTAGAGGTGGCCATGTACATAGCTTTCCCTTCTTGGATAGTTCCGAGAGTGGAGCCACTCAGAATGTGCTGTTGAATTCTGAAACCAAA CCCGACTCTCCAATTCTTGGTTTCACAGAGATGGGTGAAGGTCGCATAGCTGTTTACGGGGATTCTAATTGTTTGGACAGTAGCCATATGGTCACTAATTGTTACTGGCtcctaaagaaaatgcttgattttACTAGTACAGATGCAAGGGATCCTGTGCTGTTCTCCAATTCAGTTAAACTAGACATTTCGTTGTACGAAGATGATAATCAGTTGCCATCTCGGAGAACTGATGTCAATTTCTCAACATATTCGGCGGTTGTGGGAAAGGATTTGATTTGCCGAACTGACACAAGATTTGAAGTATGGGGAACCAAGGGCTATAGTCTGCAGCTTCAAGGAAGAACAAAAAAGTTGCCTGGTTATCCTCTCATTGATTTGGGAAGAGGGTTGAACTCAACTCTGGCTACTTCTTCTAGAAGGAACCGAATATTTAACACACGGAACAAGGGTGACTCCGTTGGGAATACGTACTTGGGCCTATTCTATGGAGATGAG CTTGATGCACCTAAGCTTGTTGGTATTAACTGGCTTGTACCAGCTGTAGTTGCAGCAACGG GTTTTCTGCTATTATGTTTTTGGCGCATTCGCCAAAAGCGACGGCGGCGAAGGAAAGGATCAGGCGCTGGTAGATTGGCCAACTTATTATAG
- the LOC112790246 gene encoding protein SYM1, with protein sequence MMLKAWKWYQNCLSVHPVKTQVISSGVLWAVGDVTAQYITHSAAKKRLQLSATDEEPKFVINWNRVAVTSMFGFGFVGPVGHFWYEGLDKFIRLKLHLMPKSARAVATKVAMDGIIFGPIHLFVFFTYIGLCSGKTIPQVKEDLKNNFFPALIVEGGVWPFVQVFNFRYVPVKYQLLYVNLFCLLDSAFLSWLEQQKDAPWKQWFKPFHSSREKRSQ encoded by the exons ATGATGCTGAAGGCGTGGAAATGGTACCAGAATTGCCTTTCTGTTCATCCCGTCAAGACCCAGGTCATCAGCTCCGGCGTCCTCTGGGCTGTTGGTGACGTCACTGCTCAATATATTACTCACTCCGCCGCCAAGAAGCGTCTTCAACTCTCTGCCACG GATGAAGAACCTAAATTTGTTATAAACTGGAACCGCGTTGCTGTTACAAGTATGTTTGGATTCGGTTTCGTTGGACCTGTTGGCCACTTCTG GTATGAGGGTTTGGACAAATTCATAAGACTTAAGCTTCACCTTATGCCAAAGTCTGCGCGAGCTGTAGCCACGAAAGTAGCAATGGATGGCATCATATTTGGTCCGATCCATTTGTTTGTGTTCTTTACTTACATAGGATTATGCTCAGGCAAGACTATTCCTCAGGTGAAGGAAGACTTGAAGAACAACTTTTTCCCAGCTTTGATTGTAGAAGGTGGTGTTTGGCCATTTGTGCAGGTCTTCAATTTCCGGTATGTTCCTGTGAAGTACCAGCTTCTCTATGTGAACTTGTTCTGCCTGCTGGATAGTGCTTTCCTCTCTTGGTTGGAGCAACAGAAGGATGCACCTTGGAAACAGTGGTTTAAACCATTTCATTCTTCCCGTGAAAAAAGAAGCCAATAA
- the LOC140183410 gene encoding uncharacterized protein, with product MDKVFAKQIGRNIEVYVNDMVAKTKIGNNHLDDLAEIFGQLRKYNMRLNSKKCAVGVQSGKFLGFLLTSQEREKKQFPIYFTSKTLQNAELRYPTIEKLALALVFSVRRLRPYFQSHEIHVWTDHPLRQVLQKPELVGRLVKWSVELSEVNIKYEGRTSMKSQFLAVFIVEFSVPDTTEDYIKCSLYVDGSSNPQGCGAGIILDDSHDNVIEHSLNFSFKASNNQSEYEPLIAGLRLAADLNITELKVYCDSLLIVQQHIPRESNGRADILSKLASTQPNGSSLYQSTLLKPSIELTQILSVTQEVDWRSPYIDYLWTGILPDQKLSLHLPRRMKGSVVHTSKPEVCLQKSSELDYIGQQYDRIVKQKLKAVTTARNTIRSNISRPNSYTVLSIPRHIITDNGRQFADKKFTSFLQDLKIKQYFSSVEHPQTNRLAEAANKVILHALRKKLDDAKGL from the exons ATGGACAAAGTCTTCGccaaacagatcggcagaaacaTTGAGGTCTACGTTAACGATATGGTCGCCAAGACAAAAATTGGCAACAATCACCTTGATGACCTCGCAGAAATCTTCGGTCAACTAAGAAAATACAACATGCGGTTAAATTCCAAGAAGTGCGCAGTTGGGGTCCAGAGCGGCAAATTCCTCGGCTTCTTGCTCACTAGCCAAG AAAGGGAAAAGAAGCAGTTCCCGATCTATTTTACCAGCAAAACATTGCAGAATGCCGAGCTTCGATATCCGACCATTGAAAAGCTGGCCTTAGCCCTTGTCTTCTCGGTGAGAAGACTCCGACCATATTTTCAGAGCCATGAAATCCATGTTTGGACAGATCACCCTTTGCGACAAGTCCTTCAGAAACCTGAGTTGGTTGGCCGACTAGTAAAATGGTCGGTGGAGCTATCAGAAGTTAATATCAAGTACGAAGGCCGAACATCTATGAAGTCCCAATTCTTGGCTGTCTTCATCGTCGAGTTCTCAGTACCAGACACAACCGAAGATTACATCAAATGTTCTTTATACGTCGATGGGTCCTCCAACCCACAAGGATGTGGAGCAGGTATCATACTTGATGATAGCCACGACAACGTCATTGAACATTCCCTCAATTTTTCATTTAAAGCAAGCAACAATCAAAGTGAGTATGAACCCCTAATTGCTGGCCTTAGACTCGCTGCCGACCTAAACATCACCGAACTTAAGGTATATTGCGACTCTTTACTAATCGTCCAGCAG CACATACCAAGGGAGAGTAATGGCCGAGCTGACATTCTGTCTAAACTTGCCAGTACTCAACCAAATGGGTCATCCCTTTATCAGTCAACACTGCTTAAGCCAAGCATTGAACTCACACAAATCTTAAGTGTAACACAGGAAGTAGATTGGAGATCTCCATACATAGACTATCTTTGGACAGGGATCTTGCCAG ATCAGAAGCTGAGCTTGCACTTGCCGAGGCGCATGAAGGGATCTGTGGTACACACCTCAAAGCCCGAAGTCTGTCTTCAAAAATCCTCAGAGTTGGATTATATTGGCCAACAATACGACAGGATTGTCAAGCAAAAGTTAAAAGCTGTTACAACTGCCAGAAACACAATCCGATCAAACATCTCCCGACCAAACTCCTACACTGTTCTGAG CATTCCTCGGCACATTATCACAGATAATGGTCGCCAGTTTGCTGATAAAAAATTCACATCCTTCTTGCAGGACTTGAAAATCAAACAATACTTTTCATCAGTAGAGCATCCACAAACAAACAGGCTAGCAGAAGCTGCAAATAAAGTAATACTACATGCTCTAagaaagaagctggatgatgcaaaAGGCCTCTAG
- the LOC112790245 gene encoding subtilisin-like protease SBT6.1 isoform X1 encodes MASTQSSSAFSLSIFFIFIALFLYHFHFQSQPSSPNPSQTLPPNSTDHGTPSRRNYIVRFRHYKTAHHHRSYLESNLRSRGWHWIHRHNPAAKFPTDFALVSVEDGLIRQIEALPLVKDLHLDMSYTRGLLHKDRTHKGKGGAFVDGKKRPGKIFTSMSFTEEPYRDGDDEPPHCSFTRNSSVKLGRQLLMQRSQVTSMFGAEDLWAKGYTGAKVKMAIFDTGIRADHPHFRNIKERTNWTNEDTLNDNLGHGTFVAGVIAGVDAECLGFAPDTEIYAFRVFTDAQVSYTSWFLDAFNYAIATNMDVLNLSIGGPDYLDLPFVEKIWEITANNIIMVSAIGNDGPLYGTLNNPADQSDVIGVGGIDYSDHIASFSSRGMSTWELPHGYGRVKPDIVAYGRDIMGSKISKGCKSLSGTSVASPVVAGVVCLLVSIIPASDRKDILNPASMKQALVEGAAKLSGPNMFEQGAGRVDLLESYGILKSYKPRASIFPNILDYTDCPYTWPFCRQPLYAGSMPVIFNATILNGMGVIGYVEGPPTWHPSDEVGNLLSIHFTHSEIIWPWTGYLALHMQIKEEGAQFSGIIEGNVTLTVSSPPAQGERPQTSICVLQLKLKVVPTPPRSKRILWDQFHSIKYPPGYIPRDSLDVRNDILDWHGDHLHTNFHIMFNMLRDADYYVETLGSPLTCFDARQYGTLLMVDLEDEYFPEEIEKLRDDVMYTGLGLAIFAEWYNVDTMVKMRFFDDNTRSWWTPVTGGSNIPALNDLLAPFGIAFGDKILNGDFSLLGEQSRYASGTNIVRFPRGGHVHSFPFLDSSESGATQNVLLNSETKPDSPILGFTEMGEGRIAVYGDSNCLDSSHMVTNCYWLLKKMLDFTSTDARDPVLFSNSVKLDISLYEDDNQLPSRRTDVNFSTYSAVVGKDLICRTDTRFEVWGTKGYSLQLQGRTKKLPGYPLIDLGRGLNSTLATSSRRNRIFNTRNKGDSVGNTYLGLFYGDELDAPKLVGINWLVPAVVAATGFLLLCFWRIRQKRRRRRKGSGAGRLANLL; translated from the exons ATGGCTTCCACCCAAAGCAGCTCCGCCTTTTCTCTCTCCATCTTCTTCATATTCATCGCCCTCTTTCTCTACCATTTCCACTTTCAATCTCAACCTTCTTCCCCTAACCCATCCCAAACCCTACCCCCAAATTCTACCGACCACGGAACCCCCTCTCGCCGCAACTACATCGTGCGGTTCCGCCACTACAAGACCGCCCACCACCACCGCTCCTATCTTGAATCCAACCTCCGATCCCGAGGCTGGCACTGGATCCACCGCCACAACCCTGCCGCCAAGTTCCCCACCGACTTTGCCTTGGTTTCTGTTGAGGATGGATTGATTCGACAGATTGAGGCTCTGCCACTGGTCAAGGACTTGCATTTGGACATGAGCTACACCAGGGGTCTTCTCCACAAGGATCGCACCCACAAAGGCAAAGGTGGTGCCTTTGTGGATGGCAAGAAGCGCCCTGGCAAGATATTCACGTCCATGTCGTTTACTGAGGAACCATATAGAGATGGAGATGATGAACCACCCCATTGCTCCTTCACTCGAAACTCTTCCGTCAAGTTGGGACGCCAACTCTTGATGCAG AGATCTCAAGTGACTTCCATGTTTGGGGCGGAGGATCTCTGGGCAAAAGGGTACACAGGTGCAAAAGTCAAAATGGCTATATTTGATACAGGCATTCGAGCTGATCACCCTCATTTTCGTAACATCAAG GAACGAACAAATTGGACCAATGAGGATACGTTAAATGATAATCTTGGACACGGGACCTTTGTTGCTGGTGTTATTGCTGGGGTAGACGCAGAGTGCCTTGGTTTTGCACCTGATACAGAGATTTATGCATTTCGTGTTTTCACTGATGCACAG GTTTCATACACATCATGGTTCCTTGATGCCTTCAACTATGCAATTGCAACCAATATGGATGTGCTAAACTTGAGCATTGGTGGACCTGATTATTTGGATCTTCCATTTGTTGAGaag ATATGGGAAATAACAGCAAATAATATAATCATGGTCTCTGCAATTGGAAATGATGGACCACTTTATGGAACTTTGAACAATCCAGCTGATCAAAGTGATGTTATTGGCGTTGGTGGCATTGACTATAGTGACCATATTGCTTCATTTTCCTCACGTGGCATGAGTACTTGGGAACTTCCTCATGG TTATGGTCGTGTGAAGCCAGACATAGTTGCATACGGACGGGACATAATGGGATCCAAGATTAGCAAGGGTTGCAAAAGCTTATCAGGAACAAGTGTAGCAAGTCCTGTAGTTGCCGGTGTTGTGTGCTTGCTTGTAAGTATCATCCCTGCATCCGATCGAAAAGACATCTTAAACCCAGCAAGTATGAAACAAGCATTGGTTGAGGGTGCTGCAAAGCTCTCTGGGCCTAACATGTTTGAGCAAGGTGCTGGCCGAGTTGATTT GCTCGAATCATATGGGATTCTTAAGAGCTACAAGCCTAGGGCAAGTATCTTCCCCAACATCCTTGATTATACAGATTGTCCTTACACATGGCCTTTTTGTCGCCAACCACTCTATGCAGGATCTATGCCTGTCATCTTCAATGCCACCATTTTGAATGGAATGGGTGTTATTGGCTATGTAGAAGGCCCACCAACATGGCATCCTTCTGATGAGGTGGGGAATCTTTTAAGCATTCATTTTACACATTCAGAGATAATCTGGCCTTGGACTGGTTATTTAGCACTTCACATGCAAATCAAGGAAGAAGGTGCCCAGTTTTCTGGAATTATTGAAGGCAATGTAACCCTTACGGTTTCTAGCCCACCTGCTCAAGGAGAGCGCCCTCAAACTAGCATTTGTGTGCTTCAATTGAAGTTGAAAGTGGTACCAACACCACCTCGATCCAAACGAATTTTGTGGGATCAGTTTCATAGTATTAAATACCCACCTGGTTACATTCCCAGAGATTCCTTGGATGTTCGAAATGATATTCTTGACTGGCATGGTGATCATCTGCATACGAATTTTCACATTATGTTCAACATGTTAAGAGATGCTGATTATTATGTTGAAACACTTGGATCTCCTCTTACATGCTTTGATGCTCGTCAATATGGAACACTTTTGATGGTAGATCTTGAAGATGAGTACTTCCCCGAGGAGATTGAGAAACTTAGAGACGATGTCATGTATACTGGATTGGGGCTAGCCATCTTTGCTGAGTGGTATAATGTAGATACTATGGTGAAGATGAGATTTTTTGATGACAATACACGAAGTTGGTGGACCCCTGTTACTGGAGGATCAAATATTCCAGCACTGAATGATCTTTTGGCTCCATTTGGGATTGCTTTTGGAGACAAGATCCTGAATGGTGATTTTTCACTTTTAGGTGAGCAAAGCCGATATGCTTCTGGAACAAATATTGTGAGGTTTCCTAGAGGTGGCCATGTACATAGCTTTCCCTTCTTGGATAGTTCCGAGAGTGGAGCCACTCAGAATGTGCTGTTGAATTCTGAAACCAAA CCCGACTCTCCAATTCTTGGTTTCACAGAGATGGGTGAAGGTCGCATAGCTGTTTACGGGGATTCTAATTGTTTGGACAGTAGCCATATGGTCACTAATTGTTACTGGCtcctaaagaaaatgcttgattttACTAGTACAGATGCAAGGGATCCTGTGCTGTTCTCCAATTCAGTTAAACTAGACATTTCGTTGTACGAAGATGATAATCAGTTGCCATCTCGGAGAACTGATGTCAATTTCTCAACATATTCGGCGGTTGTGGGAAAGGATTTGATTTGCCGAACTGACACAAGATTTGAAGTATGGGGAACCAAGGGCTATAGTCTGCAGCTTCAAGGAAGAACAAAAAAGTTGCCTGGTTATCCTCTCATTGATTTGGGAAGAGGGTTGAACTCAACTCTGGCTACTTCTTCTAGAAGGAACCGAATATTTAACACACGGAACAAGGGTGACTCCGTTGGGAATACGTACTTGGGCCTATTCTATGGAGATGAG CTTGATGCACCTAAGCTTGTTGGTATTAACTGGCTTGTACCAGCTGTAGTTGCAGCAACGG GTTTTCTGCTATTATGTTTTTGGCGCATTCGCCAAAAGCGACGGCGGCGAAGGAAAGGATCAGGCGCTGGTAGATTGGCCAACTTATTATAG